GTTGCTCGGCTTCGAGCTCGGACAGGCGATCCTGTTTGAAGTCGATCTGGATGTTCACTTCGCGCAGGGCGCTGGCCGCCGCCGCCAGCTCGCGCTCCGCCATGCGGAGCTCGCCGGTCAGCTGGTCGCGCTGGCCAAGATCACGGGCCAGTTGCTGCTGCACCGCCTGGATCTCGGCGCGCAGCGCCTCCAGCTCGGCCTGCTTTTCGCGCGTGTCCGGTTCCTCGCCGGCACCGGCCGCAGCCGCCAGCAACATCAGCGGGAGACAACAGCGCCGGCGCCAGTCCAAGATCAGCTGTCCAGCTTGACCAGGGACGTGCCGGTCATCTCTGGCGGGATGGCCTGGCCCATCAGGGTCAACAGGGTTGGCGCCAGGTCGGACAGCGCTCCGCCCTCGACCAGGCTGGCGGGCCGGCCCAGGTAGAGCAAGGGCACCAGGTTGGTGGTGTGCGCGGTGTGCGCCTGGCCGGTGGCCGGGTCGTACATCTGCTCGGCATTGCCGTGGTCGGCAGTCATCAGCATTTCGCCGCCGGCCGCTTCGATGGCATTGGCCACCCGCCCGAGGCAGGTGTCCAGTGCCTCGATGGCCTTTACCGCGGCGTCGAAATTGCCGGTATGGCCAACCATGTCGGCATTGGCGTAATTGCAGATGATCAGGTCGTATTTGCCGGACTCGATGGCGCCGACCAGCAATTCGGTCAGCTCCGGCGCGGCCATTTCCGGTTGCAGGTCGTAGGTTGCGACCTTGGGCGAGGGAATCAGCTCGCGATCCTCGCCGGGAAAGGGCTTTTCCTCGCCGCCATTGAAGAAGAATGTGACGTGGGCGTATTTCTCGGTCTCGGCAATGCGCAACTGCTTCAGGCCGAGGTCGCTGACGTACTCGCCCAGCACGTTTCTCGGTCGGACCGGCGGGAAGGCGACCGGCAACCCGAAGTCGGCCCGGTACTCGGTCAGGCAGACGTAGCTCGACAGGCGCGGTCGATCGCCACGGTTGAAGCCTTCGAAATCATCGAGTGCCAGGGCCTGGGTGATCTCTCGCGCGCGGTCGGCGCGAAAGTTCATGAAGATAACGGCATCCCCGTCCGCCAGGTGTCGCGGCGCCGCGCCAATGGTCGTCGGCTGCACGAACTCGTCGTTTTCATCACGGTCATAGGCGGCATCGAGCCCGGCGACGGCCGTCTCGGCCGCGAACTCCGCCTTGCCGTCGGCGATCAGGCGGTAGGCTTTTTCGACGCGCTCCCAGCGCTGGTCGCGATCCATGGCGAAGTAGCGACCCACCAGCGAGGCAATGCCG
Above is a window of Gammaproteobacteria bacterium DNA encoding:
- the gpmI gene encoding 2,3-bisphosphoglycerate-independent phosphoglycerate mutase; its protein translation is MSQDQTSSATRPRPVLLAIFDGWGHSDAIEHNAIQAADTPQWDRLRKQHPLTTVDTSGISVGLPSGQMGNSEVGHLNLGAGRVIYQEITRISKAIEDGEFERNRELLNAITAAKESKGALHLAGLLSPGGVHSLDEHLFAMVRLAAKHGVNCYVHAILDGRDMPPRSARETLEKLDTLFAELRSDHFDGGIASLVGRYFAMDRDQRWERVEKAYRLIADGKAEFAAETAVAGLDAAYDRDENDEFVQPTTIGAAPRHLADGDAVIFMNFRADRAREITQALALDDFEGFNRGDRPRLSSYVCLTEYRADFGLPVAFPPVRPRNVLGEYVSDLGLKQLRIAETEKYAHVTFFFNGGEEKPFPGEDRELIPSPKVATYDLQPEMAAPELTELLVGAIESGKYDLIICNYANADMVGHTGNFDAAVKAIEALDTCLGRVANAIEAAGGEMLMTADHGNAEQMYDPATGQAHTAHTTNLVPLLYLGRPASLVEGGALSDLAPTLLTLMGQAIPPEMTGTSLVKLDS